From a region of the Plodia interpunctella isolate USDA-ARS_2022_Savannah chromosome 13, ilPloInte3.2, whole genome shotgun sequence genome:
- the Usp5 gene encoding ubiquitin carboxyl-terminal hydrolase 5, producing the protein MASLDLLTPHLSKIKIPAPQQLIYKDECVYSFDNPESETGLYVSLITFLGFGRNYVEQYFQKTDNGVFLHIHREKKPIPEPEHTGDGPEKKITRLAIGVEGGFDPDSGKPKFTFTDHYNVVLLPGFHTYPWPNPNLPDVVKKSVQGVIDAESPFKIAEMAAMQGTWDGETREVSVHAVNLKQLDNGVKIPPSGWKCAKCDLTTNLWLNLTDGSILCGRRFFDGSGGNDHAVEHYRESGYPLAVKLGTITAEGKGDVYSYAEDDMVEDPHLAEHLKHFGINVQQLQKTDKSMVELELELNQRSGEWNTLQESGSELRPLHGPALTGLHNLGNSCYMNSVLQVIFRIPDFVRRFVEGAPDIFATFPEDPVNDFNVQTAKLGVGLLSGRYSQPPSASDPEPRGVSPHMYRQLVGRDHPEFMTKRQQDAHEFYLHWLTLLERNSRHKPNPGECLKFSVEERIRCGASGGVRYTRRREHHLPLPVPLSAADNAALVRDGEARRARAQAAGQALDPSQIVRPHIPFSACLESFMKEETVEQFYSSAVNEKVTAYKVTRLATFPDYLLIQLKKFTIREDWTPAKLDVAVDMPWEVDLSCLRGRGLQAGERELPDAKTDAPVPVYDQKLLADLMEMGFPTEACKKALYYTNNSGMEAASHWLMEHMNDWDFANTFTPPNAQTTGASSQPEADEASVEQIVNMGFTRAQAGSALAATAGDVGRAVDWIFSRADQLEPATSPAPASPADCRDGPEKYKLIAFISHMGTSTMVGHYVCHVLHEGRWVIFNDNKVALSENPPKDLGYLYLYERL; encoded by the exons ATGGCATCTTTAGACCTTTTAACGCCACATTtatccaaaatcaaaataccGGCTCCTCAACAATTGATCTACAAAGATGAATGTGTTTACTCTTTCGACAATCCG GAATCAGAGACTGGCCTGTACGTGTCACTAATAACGTTCCTCGGCTTCGGCCGCAATTACGTGGAGCAGTATTTCCAGAAGACAGACAATGGTGTCTTTCTTCACATACACAGAGAAAAGAAACCT ATACCAGAGCCGGAACACACAGGAGATGGTCCAGAGAAGAAGATCACCCGGCTGGCGATCGGAGTGGAGGGAGGATTCGAcccagacagcgggaagcccAAGTTTACTTTTACCGACCACTACAATGTGGTGTTGCTGCCCGGTTTCCACACATACCCGTGGCCTAATCCAAACTTGCCTGATGTG GTGAAGAAGTCTGTACAAGGAGTGATCGACGCGGAGTCCCCGTTCAAAATCGCTGAGATGGCAGCTATGCAGGGCACGTGGGATGGCGAAACCAGAGAAGTTTCTGT ACACGCTGTTAACTTGAAACAGCTGGACAACGGCGTGAAGATCCCGCCATCGGGCTGGAAATGTGCCAAGTGCGATCTGACCACGAACCTATGGCTGAATCTCACGGACGGCTCCATACTGTGCGGTCGACGTTTCTTCGACGGGTCCGGTGGGAACGATCATGCT GTTGAACACTACCGTGAATCAGGCTATCCTCTGGCGGTGAAACTGGGTACTATAACCGCGGAGGGCAAGGGGGACGTGTACTCGTACGCCGAAGATGATATGGTGGAGGACCCGCATTTGGCAGAACATTTGAAACACTTTGGCATCAACGTCCAGCAGTTGCAAAAg acagacaagtcGATGGTGGAGCTGGAGCTGGAGCTGAACCAGCGGTCCGGGGAGTGGAACACTTTGCAGGAGTCTGGCAGCGAACTGAGGCCTCTGCACGGACCAGCACTCACAGGGCTCCACAACCTTGGCAACTCATGCTACATGAACAGCGTGCTGCAG GTAATATTCCGTATACCGGACTTCGTGCGGAGGTTCGTGGAGGGCGCTCCGGATATCTTCGCGACCTTCCCCGAGGACCCAGTCAACGACTTCAATGTTCAGAC CGCCAAGCTAGGCGTAGGGCTCCTGTCCGGGCGCTACTCGCAGCCGCCCAGCGCCAGCGACCCGGAGCCGCGCGGCGTGAGCCCGCACATGTACCGCCAGCTGGTGGGCCGCGACCACCCCGAGTTCATGACCAAGCGGCAGCAAGACGCACACGAGTTCTATCTCCACTGGCTGACGTTGTTAGag CGCAACAGCCGCCACAAGCCGAACCCGGGCGAATGCCTCAAGTTCAGCGTGGAGGAGCGCATCCGCTGCGGCGCCAGCGGCGGCGTGCGGTACACGCGGCGGCGCGAGCACCACCTGCCGCTGCCGGTGCCGCTCAGCGCCGCCGACAACGCCGCGCTCGTGCGCGACGGCGAGGCGCGCCGTGCGCGGGCGCAGGCCGCCGGCCAAGCATT GGACCCGTCGCAAATAGTGAGACCACATATACCATTCTCTGCGTGTCTGGAGAGCTTCATGAAGGAGGAGACAGTCGAACAGTTCTACAGCAGCGCCGTCAACGAGAAAGTCACCGCGTACAA GGTGACGCGGCTGGCCACATTCCCCGATTACCTGCTGATCCAGCTGAAGAAATTCACCATCAGAGAGGACTGGACCCCCGCCAAACTGGATGTAGCCGTCGACATGCCTTGGGAG GTGGACCTGAGCTGCCTGCGCGGGCGCGGGCTGCAGGCGGGGGAGAGGGAGCTGCCGGACGCGAAGACTGACGCGCCCGTGCCCGTCTACGACCAGAAACTACTCGCCGACCTC ATGGAGATGGGTTTCCCGACGGAGGCGTGCAAGAAGGCGCTGTACTACACAAACAACTCCGGTATGGAGGCAGCCTCGCACTGGCTCATGGAGCACATGAACGACTGGGACTTCGCCAACACGTTCACGCCGCCCAACGCTCAGACCACTG GCGCAAGTTCGCAGCCCGAGGCGGACGAGGCCAGCGTGGAGCAGATCGTGAACATGGGGTTCACGCGCGCGCAGGCAGGCTCTGCGCTGGCCGCCACGGCCGGGGACGTGGGCCGCGCCGTGGACTGGATCTTCAGCCGCGCCGACCAGCTCGAGCCCGCGACCTCGCCCGCGCCCGCCTCGCCCGCCGACTGCAGGGATGGGCCCGAGA AATACAAACTGATCGCATTTATCTCCCACATGGGCACATCGACCATGGTCGGCCACTACGTGTGTCACGTACTGCATGAAGGACGTTGGGTTATATTCAATGATAACAAG GTGGCGCTTTCAGAAAACCCGCCAAAAGATCTCGGGTACTTGTATCTATATGAAAGGCTGTGA
- the GstT3 gene encoding glutathione S-transferase theta-1, giving the protein MGKMTLKLYYDLMSQPSRALYILLKTVNCKFESKYVDLRKGEHYSDEFTKVNRIQRVPVIDHNGFVLTESVAIYKYLSREGIVPESLFPKESQQQARVEEFLEWHHIGLRLHTAMYFRAVYLDPIIFNRKNTPEQTVGYQRRMETCLEDFSTKWLGRGHAFVVGDKVTVADLVAACELEQPRMAGYDPREKFSNIAEWYERVRSHFNPHYDEAHVIVNKVIAKNNKTNAKL; this is encoded by the exons atgggtaaaatgactttaaaattatattacgaCTTGATGTCCCAGCCCTCCAGggctttgtatattttgttgaagACAGTTAACTGCAAATTTGAATCGAAATATGTGGATCTTCGGAAag gtGAACATTATTCTGACGAGTTTACGAAAGTCAACAGGATACAAAGAGTGCCGGTTATTGACCATAACGGTTTTGTTTTGACCgaaag TGTGGCCATCTACAAATACCTGTCTCGCGAGGGCATTGTGCCGGAGAGTTTGTTCCCGAAGGAATCCCAGCAGCAGGCGCGCGTGGAGGAGTTCCTGGAGTGGCATCACATCGGCCTGAGGCTGCACACGGCTATGTACTTCAGGGCTGTG TACTTGGATCCTATCATCTTCAACCGCAAGAACACTCCAGAGCAGACCGTCGGCTACCAACGCCGCATGGAGACGTGCCTCGAAGACTTCAGCACCAAGTGGCTGGGCAGGGGTCACGCGTTCGTCGTGGGCGACAAGGTCACCGTCGCTGACTTGGTGGCCGCTTGCGAATTGGAACAACCCA GAATGGCGGGCTACGATCCCAGGGAGAAGTTCAGCAACATAGCGGAGTGGTACGAGAGGGTGCGGTCCCACTTCAACCCACACTACGACGAGGCTCACGTGATTGTCAACAAAGTTATTGCCaagaataacaaaacaaacgcCAAGTTGTGA
- the mRpS18A gene encoding large ribosomal subunit protein mL66 has protein sequence MAAVFKSGFSVIRNIALSTSTRAIATSRPLNLKEIREKNEGGTLVVEGVNVTSPRSELLIRAEKLSPPPEPLQKSEIAPCYMCALGLDVKHTDVLILSQFVRSDGCMLPRRITGLCRRQQKKIGKMVTMAQKAGLMINLTPAYCNKDPKKRRDYKKFNTYFDEATIFWKRIPKQNDRFKR, from the exons ATGGCTGCAGTATTTAAAAGTGGATTCTCAGTTATAAGAAATATTGCACTATCAACTTCAACTCGTGCCATTGCCACGTCTAGACCtttaaatttgaaagaaa ttcGCGAGAAAAATGAAGGTGGTACACTGGTAGTAGAGGGTGTAAATGTTACTTCTCCAAGGTCGGAGTTATTAATTCGGGCTGAGAAGCTGAGCCCACCACCGGAGCCTCTTCAGAAGTCTGAAATTGCACCATGCTACATGTGCGCTTTAGGCTTAGACGTGAAACACACTGATGTGCTTATTCTGAGTCAGTTCGTCAGGTCTGATGGGTGTATGTTACCTCGGCGTATTACAGGCTTGTGCCGCAGGCAACAGAAGAAAATTGGCAAGATGGTCACAATGGCACAAAAAGCAg GTCTAATGATAAATCTCACTCCTGCATATTGTAATAAGGACCCCAAGAAAAGGCGAGAttataagaaatttaatacctactttGATGAAGCAACAATATTCTGGAAGAGGATACCGAAACAGAATGATCGATTTAAACGATAG
- the LOC128675020 gene encoding putative uncharacterized protein DDB_G0286901, whose product MSNEQSLNKLLTKYCTGFENTRIKSDLKKHNWLIQKLRKFAERRAMAEREAPKKSFENKKIGAKVAKRKESLPVSLPIGLYCKFMEHKKSHSRKTTVIVNNLGVNNVSEIKRVESNTLRWKEDIEPKAKEDRQSLMEKSTQTPASREQVQDNLHIMGHYRYTNEQSTQTETITENEREILNVIGNYGYTIDDIHMFHQNSINDNNNQSSTGNLNVLTDQEINQTNVVSQNHNEINKISNTADERKSTNCGITLNKVDLFSDLNKLILSRLYVASTKKDDGHKELSKTSQSLVNEIFEMVSLFFESRKLNTYNEIVEILDDIEDEEQTNETPNTMIEQPQNMTDAGNINCGPSQSQNASQETTLPIQMANTYIGIQSQNLLSQNQEKNIAINPTAVNEALDLRGERMRKQYNAQKRNYLKENENIPQQVANDQYARFLCPQQEMHVNRCNQAPPARPTRPVGNVATHPQTSSNPQNIQLVRPRLSPINPNAISSQHVVSSIHSNANKAGATNVLLHSHGGGFAGIDKSQNCRIPQNNSEYSQNLQNPIHLSTNNACAVQQNYQNPNQHHQQTINPIRQNDTYPGALYGNYHMPINNYEPTQNQQRHNDMMRPIHPNTANGAEMYENFWISQNNSESAHNKQVRPALSRINPSAEYIAGVPQEYQNSQNTYGNPHNQQLIRQIHPNAFYPQTVSYPNIYPKR is encoded by the exons atgagtaaTGAACAATctttaaacaaattacttacaaaatattgcaCGGGGTTTGAAAATACAAGGATCAAGTCAGATTTGAAGAAACATAATTGGTTAATTCAAAAATTGAGAAAGTTTGCGGAGAGACGTGCAATGGCAGAAAGGGAAGCGCCGAAGAAAAGTTTtgaaaacaagaaaattgGAGCGAAAGTAGCGAAAAGAAAAGAGAGTCTACCCGTATCACTACCGATTGGATT GTACTGTAAATTCATGGAACATAAAAAATCTCATAGTCGAAAGACTACggtaattgtaaataatttgggGGTTAATAACGTTTCTGAAATAAAGAGAGTAGAAAGTAACACTTTACGCTGGAAGGAGGATATAGAACCAAAAGCCAAAGAAGATCGACAATCACTCATGGAGAAATCAACGCAAACACCGGCTAGTAGAGAACAGGTGCAAgacaatttacatattatggGACATTATAGATATACAAATGAACAGTCAACTCAAACTGAAACTATTACAgaaaatgagagagaaattttgaatgttatAGGAAATTATGGATACACAATAGATGATATACAtatgtttcatcaaaattcaatCAATGATAATAACAACCAGAGTAGTACgggaaatttaaatgtattgacGGATCAAGAAATAAATCAGACAAATGTCGTGTCTCAAAATcacaatgaaataaacaaaatatcaaacaCAGCTGACGAAAGAAAATCCACGAACTGTGGCATTACACTTAATAAAGTCGATCTCTTTAGTGATCTAAACAAGTTGATTTTAAGTCGGTTGTATGTTGCGTCTACAAAGAAAGATGACGGGCACAAAGAACTTTCTAAAACAAGTCAATCTTtagttaatgaaatttttgaaatggtCTCACTGTTTTTTGAAAGTCggaaattaaatacttacaacGAAATAGTTGAAATTTTGGATGATATCGAAGATGAAGAACAAACAAATGAAACTCCAAATACTATGATCGAACAACCGCAGAATATGACAGATGCTGGAAACATTAACTGCGGTCCATCACAATCGCAAAATGCCTCTCAAGAGACAACGCTTCCAATACAGATGGCAAATACCTATATTGGAATACAATCTCAAAATCTTCTTAGTCAAAATCAAGAGAAAAATATCGCTATAAATCCAACAGCGGTTAATGAAGCCCTAGATTTACGAGGCGAAAGAATGCGAAAACAATATAATGCGCAAAAaaggaattatttaaaagaaaatgagaATATACCACAACAG GTCGCAAACGATCAGTATGCAAGATTTCTTTGTCCACAACAGGAAATGCACGTGAATAGATGTAACCAAGCTCCGCCGGCGCGTCCAACTCGACCTGTTGGGAACGTGGCGACCCATCCTCAGACCTCATCAAATCCACAAAACATACAGTTAGTTAGACCAAGACTTAGTCCGATAAACCCAAATGCTATAAGTAGTCAACATGTAGTTAGTTCAATACACTCAAATGCTAACAAAGCTGGTGCTACGAATGTACTCCTCCACTCACATGGCGGTGGGTTCGCAGGCATAGATAAATCACAAAATTGTCGAATTCCTCAAAATAATTCTGAATATTCTCAAAACCTACAAAACCCCATACACCTAAGTACCAACAACGCTTGTGCTGtacaacaaaattatcaaaaccCTAATCAACATCATCAACAGACGATTAATCCGATACGTCAAAATGACACCTACCCAGGTGCTTTATACGGCAATTATCATATGcccataaataattatgagccTACTCAAAATCAACAGAGACATAATGATATGATGAGACCTATACACCCAAATACCGCTAACGGCGCTGAgatgtatgaaaatttttgGATTTCTCAAAATAATTCAGAGTCTGCGCATAACAAGCAGGTTAGACCTGCGCTCAGTCGGATAAACCCAAGCGCCGAGTACATCGCTGGTGTGCCCCAAGAATATCAAAACTCTCAAAATACTTATGGGAATCCTCATAACCAACAATTAATCAGACAAATTCACCCGAATGCTTTCTACCCACAAACAGTATCATATCCAAACATATATCCGAAAagatag